In Stutzerimonas stutzeri, a genomic segment contains:
- the gap gene encoding type I glyceraldehyde-3-phosphate dehydrogenase yields the protein MTIRIAINGFGRIGRNVLRALYSQSYREHLQVVAINDLGSSAMNAHLLQYDSVHGHFDAKIEVGDDRLVVNGDSIAVTAIRNPAELPWRQHEVDVVFECTGLFTSREKASAHLEAGAGKVIISAPASGADATIVYGVNHDILRQSHQIISNASCTTNCLAPVAQVLSREYGIEHGLMTTIHAYTNDQNLSDVYHSDPYRARSATQSMIPTKTGAAEAVGLVLPELAGKLTGMAVRVPVINVSLVDLTLELSRETSAEEVNALMLDASRRSPILACNSLPLVSCDFNHNPMSSIFDTNHTKVSGRLLKVMAWYDNEWGFSNRMLDTCRALHEVP from the coding sequence ATGACTATTCGCATCGCCATCAACGGCTTCGGCCGTATCGGACGCAATGTCCTCCGTGCCCTGTACAGCCAGAGCTACCGCGAACATTTGCAGGTCGTGGCGATCAACGACCTCGGCAGCTCGGCGATGAATGCCCACCTCTTGCAGTACGACAGCGTCCATGGTCATTTCGACGCAAAAATTGAGGTCGGTGATGATCGGCTGGTGGTCAATGGAGACTCGATCGCCGTGACGGCAATCCGCAACCCGGCGGAACTGCCTTGGCGCCAGCACGAAGTCGATGTGGTCTTCGAGTGTACCGGTCTCTTTACCTCCCGCGAAAAAGCCAGCGCCCATCTGGAAGCAGGTGCCGGCAAGGTCATTATTTCCGCTCCGGCCTCCGGTGCCGATGCCACCATCGTCTACGGCGTCAACCACGACATACTCCGCCAGTCGCACCAGATCATCTCCAATGCGTCCTGCACCACCAACTGCCTGGCCCCCGTCGCCCAGGTGCTGTCTCGCGAGTACGGTATCGAGCACGGGCTGATGACCACCATTCATGCCTATACCAACGACCAGAACCTGTCTGACGTCTACCACAGCGATCCCTACCGCGCGCGCTCGGCCACGCAGTCGATGATCCCGACTAAGACTGGCGCAGCCGAAGCCGTTGGCCTGGTCTTGCCAGAGCTGGCCGGCAAGCTGACCGGCATGGCGGTCCGAGTGCCAGTGATCAATGTCTCGCTGGTGGACCTGACCCTGGAGCTCAGCCGGGAAACCAGCGCAGAGGAAGTCAATGCACTGATGCTGGACGCCAGCCGACGCTCGCCCATACTGGCCTGTAACTCGCTACCGCTGGTTTCCTGCGATTTCAACCACAACCCGATGTCTTCGATTTTCGACACCAACCACACCAAGGTTAGCGGACGCTTGCTCAAGGTGATGGCCTGGTATGACAACGAGTGGGGGTTTTCCAACCGCATGCTGGACACCTGCCGCGCCCTGCACGAAGTACCGTAA
- a CDS encoding methylglyoxal synthase: MNRIDFVTATLPARKRIALVAHDHCKERLLDWADRQKQKLANHELLATGTTGLLLGRRLELPVECMISGPLGGDQQIGARIAERRIDMLVFFWDPFEPQPHDPDVKALLRVAAVWNIPLAANESSADYLLSSPLLDEAHCLSIPDYDSYLSSRHADQ; the protein is encoded by the coding sequence ATGAACCGCATCGATTTCGTTACCGCGACACTGCCCGCACGCAAACGCATCGCGCTGGTCGCGCACGATCACTGTAAGGAGCGCCTGCTGGACTGGGCGGATCGGCAGAAACAGAAACTGGCGAACCACGAACTGCTTGCCACCGGTACCACCGGCCTGCTACTCGGGCGTCGCCTGGAACTGCCGGTGGAATGCATGATTAGCGGTCCGCTAGGTGGAGATCAGCAAATCGGTGCGCGCATTGCCGAACGGCGTATCGACATGCTGGTGTTCTTCTGGGACCCCTTCGAACCGCAGCCCCATGATCCAGATGTGAAAGCGCTGCTGCGGGTTGCCGCCGTGTGGAACATCCCGCTGGCAGCCAACGAGAGCAGCGCCGACTATCTGCTTTCGAGTCCGCTCCTTGATGAGGCCCACTGCTTGAGTATCCCGGACTATGACAGCTATCTGTCAAGTCGGCATGCGGATCAATAG
- the scpB gene encoding SMC-Scp complex subunit ScpB, giving the protein MNLTDPKDLASLLEAFLLASGKPMSVERMAELFDEVERPAPALLRKALDVLGKSCKGRAFELKEVASGYRLQVRERFSPWVGRLWEERPQRYSRALLETLVLIAYRQPITRGEIEDIRGVAVNSQIVKTLLEREWVRVVGHRDVPGRPAMFATTKQFLDHFNLKNLDELPPLAVLREMEPEALPVDVEEAPVPAALQARVDAELESETPREQTSFRSLLAELDSMETGLKTDFDDLRDEAEDESQSVPDEARRDY; this is encoded by the coding sequence GTGAATCTGACCGATCCAAAGGATCTTGCTTCGTTGCTCGAAGCGTTTTTGCTGGCCTCAGGCAAACCAATGTCTGTTGAGCGTATGGCCGAGCTGTTCGACGAGGTCGAGCGTCCAGCGCCGGCGCTGCTGCGTAAGGCGCTCGATGTGCTCGGCAAATCCTGCAAGGGGCGGGCGTTCGAGCTGAAAGAAGTCGCCAGCGGCTACCGCCTGCAGGTGCGTGAACGTTTCTCGCCCTGGGTGGGGCGGCTCTGGGAAGAGCGGCCACAACGCTATTCGCGCGCTTTGTTGGAGACTTTGGTTCTGATCGCCTACCGTCAGCCGATAACCCGTGGAGAAATCGAGGATATCCGCGGCGTCGCGGTCAACAGCCAGATCGTCAAAACGCTGCTAGAGCGCGAGTGGGTGCGCGTGGTGGGCCATCGCGATGTTCCGGGGCGACCGGCTATGTTTGCTACCACCAAGCAGTTTCTCGATCACTTCAACCTGAAGAACCTGGATGAACTACCGCCGTTGGCGGTATTGCGCGAGATGGAGCCCGAGGCGTTACCGGTCGATGTCGAAGAGGCGCCCGTTCCGGCGGCATTGCAGGCCCGCGTTGACGCTGAACTCGAATCGGAAACGCCACGTGAGCAGACCAGCTTCCGCAGCCTACTCGCGGAGTTGGACAGCATGGAAACCGGGCTCAAGACCGACTTCGACGATTTGCGCGACGAGGCGGAAGATGAAAGCCAAAGCGTTCCAGACGAGGCTCGCCGCGACTATTGA
- a CDS encoding segregation and condensation protein A produces the protein MLEPQAEAAIDPPGEQLRLALVYGEAFNNLPQDLYIPPDALEVFLEAFEGPLDLLLYLIRKQNIDILDIPVAEITRQYMGYVELMKAVRLELAAEYLVMAAMLAEIKSRMLLPRSAEVEEDELDPRAELIRRLQEYERFKAASEDIDQLPRVGRELHVPRIDAPDARARKLLPEVSLEELLISMAEVLRRADMFESHQVTRETLSTRERMSDVLERLKGGAFVPFVALFTAEEGRLGVVVTFMAVLELIKESLVELVQNEPFAPIHVRARSEESSLLAQESTEPSL, from the coding sequence ATGCTGGAACCCCAGGCCGAGGCGGCGATCGATCCGCCCGGCGAGCAGCTGCGGCTGGCCCTGGTCTATGGTGAGGCGTTCAATAACCTGCCGCAGGATCTCTATATTCCGCCAGACGCGCTGGAAGTATTTCTCGAGGCATTCGAGGGACCGCTGGACCTGCTGCTCTATCTGATCCGCAAACAGAACATCGACATCCTCGATATCCCGGTCGCGGAGATCACTCGCCAGTACATGGGCTACGTCGAGCTGATGAAAGCGGTGCGTCTGGAGCTGGCTGCCGAATACCTGGTAATGGCCGCGATGCTGGCTGAGATCAAATCGCGCATGTTGCTACCGCGCTCGGCCGAGGTGGAGGAGGACGAGCTCGACCCGCGCGCTGAACTGATCCGTCGGTTGCAGGAGTACGAGCGCTTCAAGGCGGCTTCCGAAGATATCGATCAATTGCCGCGTGTCGGCCGCGAGCTGCATGTGCCGAGAATCGATGCGCCGGACGCGCGGGCGCGCAAGCTGCTGCCCGAGGTGAGCCTCGAGGAGTTGCTGATCTCCATGGCTGAGGTGCTACGCCGGGCCGATATGTTCGAGAGCCATCAGGTCACGCGCGAAACACTGTCGACCCGAGAACGGATGAGCGATGTACTGGAGAGACTCAAGGGCGGTGCCTTTGTACCCTTCGTTGCGCTGTTCACTGCTGAAGAAGGGCGTTTGGGTGTGGTGGTGACCTTCATGGCGGTGCTGGAGCTGATCAAGGAGTCGCTGGTCGAGCTGGTGCAGAACGAGCCGTTCGCGCCGATTCATGTCAGAGCCCGTAGCGAGGAATCGTCACTGCTGGCTCAGGAGTCAACGGAGCCAAGTCTGTGA
- a CDS encoding tryptophan--tRNA ligase yields the protein MRPNGRLHLGHYHGVLKNWVRMQHEYQCFFCIVDWHALTTDHAVGADIARNVQDMAIDWLAAGVSPSSATLFIQSQVPEHAELHLLLSMICPLAWLERVPSYKELQLDSQQKEFGTYGFLGYPLLQAADILAYRAGVVPVGADQLPHIEFARDVARRFNHLYGSEDDFEMKAEAAIRKLGKKSAKLYASLRRSYQEQGDLEALNTARALLKDQQTITIGDQERLYGYLEGSGKLLLPEPQALLSDSPKLSGLDGGKMAKSASNSIFLRDSPEEIEEKIKRMPTDPARVHRHDPGEPTRCPVWQMHLAHSGKDVCQWAEQGCRSAGIGCLECKAPLIEAIKLELAPLQERAQDYEQNPDLVRSILAEGAEQARDEVRDTLVVVRQAMGLNYR from the coding sequence ATGGCGTACTGAAGAACTGGGTCAGGATGCAGCATGAATATCAGTGCTTCTTCTGTATCGTCGACTGGCATGCCCTGACTACCGATCACGCGGTCGGTGCCGATATCGCCCGCAACGTGCAAGACATGGCAATCGATTGGTTGGCGGCCGGCGTCAGCCCCAGCTCAGCGACTCTCTTCATTCAGTCTCAGGTACCTGAGCACGCCGAACTGCACCTGCTTTTGTCAATGATCTGTCCATTGGCTTGGCTGGAGCGCGTGCCGTCTTACAAAGAACTGCAGCTCGATTCACAGCAAAAAGAGTTCGGCACCTACGGCTTCCTGGGTTACCCACTGCTACAGGCGGCCGACATCCTCGCCTATCGTGCCGGGGTCGTACCGGTAGGTGCTGATCAGCTGCCGCACATCGAATTCGCGCGTGATGTGGCGCGGCGCTTCAACCATCTGTACGGCAGCGAAGACGACTTCGAGATGAAAGCCGAAGCGGCGATACGCAAGCTTGGCAAGAAAAGCGCCAAGCTTTACGCCAGCCTGCGCAGGAGCTACCAGGAGCAGGGCGACCTCGAGGCGCTGAATACCGCCCGCGCACTGCTCAAGGATCAGCAGACCATCACCATCGGTGATCAGGAGCGCCTCTACGGATATCTGGAAGGGAGCGGCAAGTTATTGCTCCCTGAGCCGCAGGCCCTGCTGAGCGATTCCCCGAAACTGTCTGGCCTGGATGGCGGCAAGATGGCCAAATCGGCAAGTAACTCAATCTTTCTGCGCGATTCGCCTGAGGAGATCGAAGAGAAGATCAAGCGCATGCCTACCGATCCGGCACGCGTGCACCGGCACGACCCGGGCGAGCCGACGCGCTGCCCGGTCTGGCAGATGCACCTGGCTCATTCGGGGAAAGATGTGTGTCAGTGGGCCGAGCAGGGCTGCCGCAGTGCTGGAATCGGTTGTTTGGAATGCAAGGCGCCGCTGATCGAGGCGATCAAACTCGAGCTGGCGCCGCTTCAGGAGCGGGCTCAGGACTACGAACAGAATCCGGACCTGGTGCGTAGCATTCTTGCTGAAGGCGCCGAGCAGGCTCGCGACGAAGTCCGCGACACCCTGGTAGTCGTCCGCCAGGCCATGGGCCTGAATTACCGCTAG